The Chlorocebus sabaeus isolate Y175 chromosome 9, mChlSab1.0.hap1, whole genome shotgun sequence genome includes a window with the following:
- the GHITM gene encoding growth hormone-inducible transmembrane protein, with the protein MLAARLVCLRTLPSRVFHPAFTKASPVVKNSITKNQWLLTPSREYATKTRIGIRRGRTGQELKEAAFEPSMEKIFKIDQMGRWFVAGGAAVGLGALCYYGLGLSNEIGAIEKAVIWPQYVKDRIHSTYMYLAGSVGLTALSAIAISRTPVLMNFMMRGSLVTIGVTFAAMIGAGMLVQSIPYDQSPGPKHLAWLLHSGVMGAVVAPLTILGGPLLIRAAWYTAGIVGGLSTVAMCAPSEKFLNMGAPLGVGLGLVFVSSLGSMFLPPTTVAGATLYSVAMYGGLVLFSMFLLYDTQKVIKRAEVSPAYGVQKYDPINSMLHIYMDTLNIFIRVATMLATGSNRKK; encoded by the exons ATGTTGGCTGCAAGGCTTGTGTGTCTCCGGACACTACCTTCTAGGGTTTTCCACCCAGCTTTCACCAAGGCCTCCCCTGTTGTGAAGAATTCCATCACGAAGAATCAGTGGCTGTTAACACCCAGCAGG GAATATGCCACCAAAACAAGAATTGGGATCCGGCGAGGGAGAACTGGTCAAGAACTCAAAGAGGCAGCATTTGAACCAtcgatggaaaaaatatttaaaa TTGATCAGATGGGAAGATGGTTTGTTGCTGGAGGGGCTGCTGTTGGTCTTGGAGCATTGTGCTACTATGGGTTGGGATTGTCTAATGAGATTGGAGCTATTGAAAAGGCTGT AATTTGGCCTCAGTATGTGAAGGATAGAATTCATTCCACCTATATGTACTTAGCAGGGAGTGTTGGTTTAACAGCTTTGTCTGCCATAGCAATAAGCAGAACGCCTGTTCTCATGAACTTCATGATGAGAGGCTCTTTGGTG ACAATTGGTGTGACCTTTGCAGCCATGATTGGAGCTGGAATGCTGGTACAATCAATACCATATGACCAGAGCCCAGGCCCCAAACATCTTGCCTGGTTGCTACATTCGG GTGTGATGGGCGCAGTGGTGGCTCCTCTGACAATATTAGGGGGTCCTCTTCTCATCAGAGCTGCATGGTACACAGCTGGCATTGTGGGAGGCCTCTCCACTGTGGCCATGTGTGCGCCCAGTGAAAAGTTTCTGAACATGGGTGCACCCCTGGGAGTGGGCCTGGGTCTCGTCTTTGTGTCCTCACTGG GATCTATGTTTCTTCCACCTACCACGGTGGCTGGTGCCACCCTTTACTCAGTGGCAATGTATGGTGGATTAGTTCTTTTCAGCATGTTCCTCTTGTATGATACCCAGAAAGTAATCAAGCGTGCAGAAGTGTCACCAGCGTATGGAGTTCAAAAATATGATCCCATTAACTC gaTGCTGCATATCTACATggatacattaaatatatttatacgaGTTGCAACTATGCTAGCAACTggaagcaacagaaagaaatga